One Dermacentor albipictus isolate Rhodes 1998 colony chromosome 10, USDA_Dalb.pri_finalv2, whole genome shotgun sequence genomic window, ATCTGAAGACGGAATCTGATCTGCTGCATTATCCGCTATGTCACGTCCTGTCGTCCAGGTCCAAGGTAGGTTCCCCATAAAGCCATTTTTCATGGAACGAGGCTTTCATGGAATGTAGCTTATCTTAAAAGGCGGACATTTTTACACCAGCATAACCTATCAAGTTAACAGACGCAGAAATGCATTCAAAAAACGTAAAACTATCCTAAACGTAGATACTCGGCCCTGAGCTACCGTCGCTGCGGTGTTATCGCTAAGTTTAAAATGATTAATTGGAAATCATTTTCTTCTAACCCTTTTATTTGAAAACTATGAGATTACAGGGGGAACCTAATGGGGCATTGAAAGACCTAGGTGGAAGCTGGAGGAAGTTTCCAGAGGAGCATGCAGAAGTACAAGATATACTTGCCGCAATACAGCACAATTTTATTGCCTCAATAGCTACAGTTATCTCCAACGGTAATCACCAGCATGTAGCGCTGGGCTATGTGCTAGTGTACAAACATTGTTTATACAGCTAATTCGGCTCCTGCCGGCAGGAAGTTTGCCGTAATTTCATGAGTAGAGCttgagtttccttttttttatatttggacTTTATTATAAAATGCTTGACATGTAAAACTGCAACGCATAAATATTTCGTTTTTCCGAAAGACAGACAGTATCCCGTCGTGTTATATATGTGGTCGTGGTATTTACGCACAAATACGGTAATACTCATCCAATGAGCGAGTACCAATTTTATTGTCACGTCTTTCTGTGTTCGCCTCGGAAAACCATCAACTCCCATACCTTCCGTATTATGGGTTTATTACCTTTTTAGTAAGTTGGCATATACTGTTCAATTATTGCATGTCGTTCGGCTGTGTTAAATGATTCGCTGTCCTCTGTTGTCGTCCCATTTTTAAATAATGGGAATTATTTAAATATGACGTCTATAATCTGTACGATCTGCTATGACGTGGTACGTGTGGATGCCTGTGGATTAACACAGACCCCATGCGTTTCCTTAACGAGCGCTCGCGTCTAAGTAGACCATCGTTTCGAATTTCTCCACCAATTATTGCAGTCGCCATGGCTGGTAAACGAAAGTAAACATATACTCAGGAGCAGCGCCGTACATAAAAAAAATACTGTCAAGTGATTCAATGTGTACTTGTGTTCATTGGTGCGTTAGAAGTGAGAATGGGTTGTTTGAACAGCAGAATTTGTTGTGAGAGCCACGTATATGCAGCAACGTTTCATGGACGTCAACTAGAAGTTGAATAGCTGTACAATTTGCTAATTTGTTGTTACTCTCACGGTAATTGATGAACTTTTGAAGATCCAACTATCTAAGGTCGTAGCTATGATTCGGGTTATctttgtatgtttgtatctaacccgTTTCCCTCCTACCTGAGTCGCGTAATTTTCCTTGGTCGAATAGGTAGCACATCTACCTGCTGTGATGAAGGAACGGAGTTCAAAACCAACCATCGTAGcagcttgggtcactgagcatgcCGCAATTGTGTGCATACGTGCAattcttcaacgaacctcttgcACGGCCACATGGGGCACGGTCGATGCGGCACTGGGTAGGTACAGCTGTTCGGAGAAACTCTTTGCCGCCGACTCGGAGCATTGGGTCTATCCCAATAGGACTGTGCTCTTCTTCAAAGAGCGTCTTCGAGGCCAACTTggaccattgggtatgtgccactaggttTGCCCCACTCTTCAGTGAACGTCTCTGAGGCCAACTTTAGCAATTGAGTATGTGTCACTTTGAATGAGCCGCTCTGCAGCGAGGAAAAGATCCATTAGATTTCTCCGTTTCACGGTGGATTCAAACCAACATCGCAATCGTTCCTCAACGGCagcagcgcgacaccatagcACACTGTGCCACAAATGCGCTGAATACGGGCCGCTCTTTGATGAACCTATCGCAAACTTAGGTGACTGAGTATACGAGTATGTTTCACTGAATTGGCAGCGTTCCAAAACACCGGTGTCCCCCACTTCTTGTCTCGGAGCACACACCCGCGCTTCGCGGCACGACCACTAGATGGCCCAGCGTGTTGAGAAAGAAGCGTGAAAGAGGAACCCAGTCACCGCATCACACGTTTCTCGGCCTACGCACGCACTGgcgtgccatgcatttcggaggccacgtgtAAGCCTTCCGGCTGTGACGCCAGATGGCGCCGAgggttcttagggaagcgcgaaagaggagtgcCACTGCGGTCGATGGCCAAAACACAACATGAGTCGACGGTGGCAACACGTTAGGTTGCTGTAGGCATTCAATTGTAAACGCGTAACCGTCGAACGTCATCGTGAGCTGGGTTCCGCCGAATTTCTTTatcaattatcatcatcatcgccattgATGTACTCGTCGCAATCACATTTCTGGTGGTTCAATGTCGAACGAACCTAGTGGTACATGCCCAGTGGCATCATACGTCCACAACTAGTGGCAGCTATAGCTAGTGACCCCTTTGGCTTTCATTTATCGACTGCTATTTTTCCGGGATTGATCCAGAGAAGAGGCTAGAAACAAACGTCGTTTACAACTGCGTCTCTGCTTCTTTCTGTGCATATCGCAAGGTGGAACAAGCGACGTGATCACCTTCAGGCCGCAACAATTTGAAGGAGACAAGCGGTTCCCTAGGGAACACACCCGATGGATGCTCGACTTTTGCCAGAAGGTGTTCCGGCGCGAACCGGACGAAACGCAGCAGTTCCTGGACGTCGGCTGCGGGATCGGAGACCTGACGGTAGAGGAGCTGCTTCCCCGTTGCCTGCCGTGCCGCCGCATCGTCGCCAGCGACGTGTCGGCCGTGATGGTGGAGCACGCCGCTCGACATTCTCACCACGAGAAGATCGAGTACAGAAAGCTGGACATCGCCAGCGACGAAGACGTGGCCGAGTTCATCGACGAGCACGGTCTCTTCGACAGGGTGTACTCGTTCCACACTATCATTTGGGTGCGAGACCAGGCTAAGGGGCTGAAGAATGTGGCAAGGCTTCTGAAGCCCCGAGGCGAGTGTCTGCTGATTTTCCATGCGTCTCTGCTGTCCTTGGACATCAACCGAAACCTTCTTAAAATGGATCGCTGGAGCAAGTATTCTCACGTGAGTTTGATCATCAGGGGTTGTGGGGTGCAGTTAAGTTCCGTTTAACTGCACAAAGCGTAATATAGTGCTATTCGTGCGGCAGACCGACCCATGGCGAGATGTTTGGCCACGCACGGACTAGACAGCCCGAAGCTGTGGTGACAGTAATGCGCAAATTAATGCAATGAAATGTTAGCACCGACTTGACGGAGAATGCACATTTTGCAGTGGTATACCTGTTTCACAGTGTTGGAATTTTAGCAAAATTTTCACTTGATTAGCGAGTTTTGTGCGTCTTTAGTGATAAATTCTCCTATTTATCTACTGGTGATTTTTTTAGCGGCGTTATAAATCAATCAGAGACATTTTAGCGGCAACGAAGTTTAATTAACTTGCTTCGAAAGTGGCTTTCTAAAACACAGTTAATTATTCACAAGCTACATGTAGGCAGTCGAAACCACCCGTACTGCGTCTAAGCTCCATGACCACGATGAAGTAACGGTGATCACCACCACGATGAAAGCAGGCCTGAAAGTGGCCGGGTCTCCATTCACAGATGCCATGCGCAGTGGTTAATTGGGTGGAAGAAACCCCGCCTCCTAGTGTACTGACAACATGCGCTTTTATGTTATTTTCTTGACAACTAATTAACGCTCTTGAGGCTTCAGTTTTCACTACATAGGTTGCTTTGGTGGAAATTCGCCAACGTAGCGGTAGATTAAATGACCCAAACCTATTGCTATGTATTACCTTTTGAGATTTAGAACGGAGCAGGAGAGTAATAAAACAGATCAACCAAAGAGAGGTGTTGCGTGTCGGAGTGCATGTGATTGCTAATTAGCGCGAATCTAAATGCCCCGGTCCCGTTCTCATAGATTTCGAAGAAATTTGTACGGCATGGACCTATCACGTGTACCAAGAGAATGCAGTGAAGTAATCGAACTGCCTAACGGTCACGCGGTTGTCACCGCCGTATCGACATGATGAAACACGTGCCTCAAAATTTGGTTACCCTTTCGTTAGCTTTGTACACCAGGCAATTTTCCGGCATAACGTGGACCAAGTGTGCTTTCGTGCCAGGAAAAGTGGGGTCACCCATGTACAGGTCGGTCCACTGTTAGACGGAACACGCGAGTGCTTGGACAATGATTCCTGCAGCGCCATGTACCGTAAGCGGCAAAAATCTGGGGGCAGCAGGGGCTGCGCAAGAAAGTCACGTGAGAGTCACGCGTCATCTGCTCTCCATCCCGCGGACCGACAGTGGACCGACGTGTACTTTTGAGCGGTGCGCAACTGGAAACCTTACAGATGGAAGGCGAATGCACAATTTTTGCTATCGTCATCCGCTGTCTTGCAGATACATTATGTAAAATGAAAGCCATCTACAACCTGCTCATAATTCACTATTTATTCCTCACATGAGCGGACACTAAATATGAATGTGGAATGCATCAATGTATGTATGACACCAGGTTATCctaatttatagtgtttggaaaTACTTAGTTGATTAAGAACTCAAGCGACAGTTTTAGTGATAGGTGTGTCGTCTTTGTAGCCAAATTTGCAGAAAGTTTAGAGATCATTTTAAATGTAGTGACGCGCTTAAGATAAGGTTGGCAACACTGATGGCTTTAAATATAACAGAGAATGTCAAAGACAAACGTTCCGTAATGGTTGAAATTAGTGCTGCACCCTACTGCTACCGTCCGCGAGACGGGattaaaaaattcttttttttaataaacgtCGTCTAGGCTTAGCTTAAGCGCAATTCACGTATGCATTATTGTTGTTAAACCGCCCTACTCTATTGCTTCCTACGAGTAAAATATGTTTTCAAAGCTctattttatttcttctttgGGAGGAAAATGAAGATAGCTAGAGAAGAGAACAGAGAAGTCATGTAATGGCTTTTTGAAATTTGCACCAAATTCGGAGCGTTCCTGTGACGTATTAAATTCAAGAGCTTGCTCTGGTATAAGGATCGTTCCAAAAGGATCATTTAAGATATTTAGAAACTCGTTATCTTGAATCTTTGGGTCCTCATATTGTTCGCAAAACCTAATAAACAAACGCTTAGTTATAACCGATTGGACACTGTCGAAATGCTTGAGGTAAGGGAGAATATGCCAGAAATGCATGTTGGAATCTTCAGCCATCCTTTGTCCTATCATCATTTCTTCTGGCCCACAGCGCCTTGTCTTACGGCGCAAACAAATTCATTTTTCGCACGACAAACTTAGTTCACCAATAAAGCTCTTTACTGCTCTTTAGAGTTCATTTAACACAGTTCGACACCACAGCACTGCATGGCGCCAGTGTAGCTTTCTCTAAGGGGCTCAGTGACAGATATACTAAAGGTAGTTTACGTGTCAGGTCGATGCATCTAAAGTCGATGAGCAGGAGCAAAAGTAGTACACAATGCTAAAGTTCCTAGCACAGTTATATTTTGCGACATTACCTTTTGCCTATATGTGTATGGACGGCTGTGTTCCGTGCCACCCACGTGTCATATGAAATTGAAGCCTTACTCATCCTCATAAGAGAGTATCCTTATGCAACACCTAGATAAACAGTGTCCTCGTACCATTATACTTTTTGGCAAGAGCATATGGTGGGAAAAGGCACGGAAAATTATAAACAATGTCATAAAGTCTACGCTCCCTGACACTTTCCTCCCCCTGTCCAGGTGGTCGAGCAGATAGCACCGAAAACGCAAGACATGAGCTACGACGAGCGTATTGAATACATGTCCAGGATCCTGGCAGAAGCAGGACTCTCACCGAGCATATTGGAGCTTCCAGTCTGCACGGTTTTTGACAATTTCGGCATTGAAAGCGTGATTGGTATGTTCGTATGCCATCTGCTTCGCTTTCGCACAATAGCAGAACTCAACTTGACAGACGAATGCATAATAGCTTTAAGCGATGTTTAATGCGGGTTCATCTCCTACTTCATGGCTGTAGTTCTATTTTGTTGGATGCCTGAGGCGGGAAAACAAACTTAAGCAAAATCTATTCCTACTCTTAATACGCTTGCTACGCATGGTGAGCAGCCTCAGCTCAGAGCGATGTCCAATAGAGGCGCTCAACACCTATCTATATACAcccacactatatatatatatatatagtcatataatgagaagccaacaatatacatagccaatatatatatatatatatatatatatatgcctaataagaatcgggcccctcggttcacccacattcttctcgtttatatatacatatatgtatatataaacgagaagaaagtgtgtgaaccgagaggcccgatttttattagtcatatcataagaagccaacaaacactgacaccaagtacaacataggggaacttacttgtgcttaataaacgaaatgaagaaacgataaattattgtaAATTATAGTGGATCAAAAAACTACTTGCCGTATCAGTGTTTCAGTGTGTCACTGAATTGGCTGGATTGGCT contains:
- the LOC139050513 gene encoding juvenile hormone acid O-methyltransferase-like, whose amino-acid sequence is MLDFCQKVFRREPDETQQFLDVGCGIGDLTVEELLPRCLPCRRIVASDVSAVMVEHAARHSHHEKIEYRKLDIASDEDVAEFIDEHGLFDRVYSFHTIIWVRDQAKGLKNVARLLKPRGECLLIFHASLLSLDINRNLLKMDRWSKYSHVVEQIAPKTQDMSYDERIEYMSRILAEAGLSPSILELPVCTVFDNFGIESVIEKYASLIPLTAVVSEDEKEQFFKDLAQETVRMRSPDVDRTHYRIYVIKASKTNK